TGGCGTTCACCGCCTCGACGAGCGAGAAGGACTCGGAGCCGCCGGTGCGGAGCGGTCCCCGGTACGCTTCACGCACGTACGTCCCGTCGCGGATGACGCCGAGGACGACGCTGTCGTCCCCCGACTGGACGAAGAAGCGCGAGGACGCGGCCTCGCCGCGGAGCACGGCGGCCGCGTAGCCGCGGACCGGTCCGGTCAGCGTGTTCAGTTCGAGCTCGATGTTGCCGAAGCGCGAGGCCGAGATCGTGAAGCCGGACGCCTCCCGAGCGAACGACTGGAGCCGCGCCCGGCGATCTTCGAGCTCGCGGGCCTCGGCGTCGATCAGCGCGAGCTCGTACAGGAGTCGCCGCGGCGAGAGGTCCCCCCGGCTGTACGCCGCGACGACTTGTCGCTGCCGCGCGCGGAGCGAGACCACGCGCTGTTCGACCGCGCTGACCTCCTGGAGCAGGTACTGCTGGCGCGTGGCGTCGGTCTCGGCCGCCTCGATCCGGGCGAGCACGGTCGTCGTCTCCAGCCGCGCGTCGGTCGTGGCCGAGGTGAACGCGAGCCCGCTGCCGAGTTCGACGTACTCGGTTTCGAGGGTGCTCCGGGCCGACGATGCCGCGGGGATGCCGAGGACATTGATCACCCGGCGCTGGGCCGCCTCGGCCTCGGCGTCGTCCAACTGGGCGGTGCCGGCGAAGTCCGCCCCGGTCGAGGCGGTCGCAGTGGCCGTACCGGCCTCCGGCGTGGGAGAGGCGATTTGGGCTCTCGGCGTCGACGACTGATCGACAGCCGGGGCTCCGTCGGCCGCCGAGAGGGCTGGCGCGCCCCCGGCCACGGCCGAGAGCGCGAGGAGGAAAGCGAGGGCGAGCGGGACGGCACGCATACCCGGACCTTCACCGTCCGATAGTAAAAAACGACGTCATACGGTCGGCCGGGCGGGCGGCGCCGACAGCGGGACGCCGTCGACGGCTGCGGCCCTCGCGAGTGGCGTGATGGAAAGCGTTTTGAGCGTTCCACGTGGACTCCCTGCAAATGCGGACACCCGCGCTGTGGTTCGCCCTCCTCCTCGTCTTCGCCGCCGTCGCTCCGGCCCCGGCGCTCGCCGCCACCGACGACCCGTCGGCGTCGGCCGCCCGGCCGCAGGTGACCGACGGCGACGGCGCCGTCCCCCGGACGAGCGTGGACATCGCGCTCCGCCCGGACCGAAGCGCGTACTGGCGGATCGAAGTCCGGTACGACCTCGAAACCGAAAACGAGACTCAGGGGTTCCGGGAGATCGCCTCGCGCTACGAGTCGGGGACGGCCGACGTGGGCCCGAGCGCCGTCCTCTTCCGATCGCTCAGCCAGCGGGCGAGCGAGGCGACCGGGCGGGAGATGGCGATCGAGAACGTCACCTACCACAGTTCGCTCGACGCCGAGGCGGGCCGCGGGACGCTCGCGCTGACGTTCGAGTGGACGAACTTCCTCCGGCAGGGCGACAACGAGACGCTCGTCCTCGACGACGCCTTCCTGCTCCCGACCGCCGAGGCCGACGACCAGCGGACCTGGCTTTCGATCTTCGATCAGAACCAGGAGATCCGGATCAGTCCGCCCGAGGGATACACCGTCTCGAGTACGAGCATCGCCGTCCAGCAGCGCGAGAGCGCCGTCGTCCTCACCCAGCCCTCCGACTTCGAAGACGAGGGGCAGCTCCGGATCACATACAGCGCGATCGGCCCCGCCGGCCGGCTGCCGCTCGGACTCATCGCGGGCGCGCTCGTCGCCGTCGCGCTCGTCGCCGGCGCGTGGGCGTTCCGCAGCGGCGGACGGGTGCCGCTCCTCGGGTCGCTGTTCGGAGCCGCAGACGAGCACGAGGAGTCGGTCGCGGTCGATCCCGACGGACCCGTCACCGAGGGGACGCACGTCGACGAACACGCCGAGAGGGTCGAAAGCGAGGATGACGCCGACGGCGATGGAGACGGCGACGAAGCCGGCGTCGATC
This is a stretch of genomic DNA from Halobellus sp. MBLA0158. It encodes these proteins:
- a CDS encoding DUF7094 domain-containing protein, translating into MRAVPLALAFLLALSAVAGGAPALSAADGAPAVDQSSTPRAQIASPTPEAGTATATASTGADFAGTAQLDDAEAEAAQRRVINVLGIPAASSARSTLETEYVELGSGLAFTSATTDARLETTTVLARIEAAETDATRQQYLLQEVSAVEQRVVSLRARQRQVVAAYSRGDLSPRRLLYELALIDAEARELEDRRARLQSFAREASGFTISASRFGNIELELNTLTGPVRGYAAAVLRGEAASSRFFVQSGDDSVVLGVIRDGTYVREAYRGPLRTGGSESFSLVEAVNATEQAYPTVAELRLRDDVLGNPDSDSTRVTIEHERGRLVTYVDSGSKRVFKEYQYRPLDQMTTRAPVSAEKDALNLTAHRTYPGGPVRLQLNSTTSGEPVDAQITVGPAGGRSSVVGRTGSDGSLWTMAPAGTYQVTAIDGSSVVLLSVEPTSTPFVYGAINDSGGSGTATPTPDASA
- a CDS encoding helix-turn-helix transcriptional regulator; translated protein: MRTPALWFALLLVFAAVAPAPALAATDDPSASAARPQVTDGDGAVPRTSVDIALRPDRSAYWRIEVRYDLETENETQGFREIASRYESGTADVGPSAVLFRSLSQRASEATGREMAIENVTYHSSLDAEAGRGTLALTFEWTNFLRQGDNETLVLDDAFLLPTAEADDQRTWLSIFDQNQEIRISPPEGYTVSSTSIAVQQRESAVVLTQPSDFEDEGQLRITYSAIGPAGRLPLGLIAGALVAVALVAGAWAFRSGGRVPLLGSLFGAADEHEESVAVDPDGPVTEGTHVDEHAERVESEDDADGDGDGDEAGVDLSLLSDEERVERLLEQNGGRMKQATIVDETGWSDAKVSQLLSTMADEGRVDKLRLGRENLISLPDDEAGADDGADESQ